Part of the Kitasatospora sp. NBC_01266 genome, TGTCCTGGCGCACCAGGTACAGCGGATCGTTGCAGGCACGCCGGCTTCCTGCAGCTGCTGGGCCGCGACGGCCGCCATGTCGAGCGGGACGTCCTCCAGAACCGCCGCAGGAGCGCTGCCCAGGAGGAGCTTGCTGCGCCACAGGCTCAGTCCGGTGACCGCCCCGATGGCTTGCAGGGCCTTCTGTCCGCCGTTT contains:
- a CDS encoding ribosomal protein L7/L12; translated protein: MEDPGFTVLVTEPGNGGQKALQAIGAVTGLSLWRSKLLLGSAPAAVLEDVPLDMAAVAAQQLQEAGVPATIRCTWCARTVPRDGALLEPGPCASRAWPTAHCRANSLTSCDCGFCSAYGSPSLTL